From Pristis pectinata isolate sPriPec2 chromosome 43, sPriPec2.1.pri, whole genome shotgun sequence, one genomic window encodes:
- the slc38a5b gene encoding sodium-coupled neutral amino acid transporter 5b has translation MEMERLSWEEEAEGAGNPDSESMLTNEKLIFADSYEPAESTTAECQEFLPHSSGKKPIQFSDQFEGKTSFGMSVFNLSNAIMGSGVLGLAYAMSNTGVVLFVVLLVCIALLSAYSIHLLLKSAGFVGIRAYEQLGLKAFGQPGKVVAAVVISLHNIGAMSSYLYIVKYELPLVIQTFLQLQENNGMWYLDGKILIIGVSVVVILPLALMRQLGYLGYTSGFSLTCMVFFLIAIIYKKFQILCPLPVSGNETHPSMEMVYINGGNYTTDGECTAKLFTINTQTAYTIPILAFAFVCHPEVLPIYTELRSPTKQRMQKVANLSIMAMFVMYLTTAVFGYLTFYGTVEPELLHTYNRVDPLDTLILCVRLAVLLAVTLTVPVVLFPIRRAIQQLLFPGKAFHWARHVVIAIVLLFCVNLLVIFVPNIRDIFGIIGATTAPSLIFILPGLFYIRIIPNDKEALKSRAKVQALCFAIIGFVFMIMSLTFIVVDWTSGSEGSQLGGH, from the exons ATGGAGATGGAAAGGCTGTCCTGGGAGGAGGAGGCGGAGGGTGCAGGGAACCCGGACAGTGAGAGCATGCTGACCAACGAGAAGCTTATCTTCGCAGACAG CTATGAACCAGCAGAATCCACAACCGCAGAGTGCCAAGAGTTCCTGCCTCATTCCTCTGGGAAGAAACCAATCCAGTTCTCAGAT CAGTTCGAGGGGAAGACTTCGTTCGGAATGTCTGTCTTCAACCTCAGTAACGCCATCATGGGCAGCGGGGTCCTGGGGCTCGCCTACGCCATGTCCAACACCGGGGTTGTGCTCTTTGT AGTGCTGCTGGTGTGCATTGCCCTGCTGTCTGCATACTCCATACACCTGCTGCTCAAATCCGCTGGCTTCGTCG GGATCCGGGCCTACGAACAGCTGGGCCTGAAAGCCTTCGGACAACCGGGAAAGGTGGTGGCCGCTGTTGTCATCTCCCTGCACAACATCGGAG CCATGTCCAGTTACCTGTACATAGTGAAGTACGAGCTGCCGCTGGTTATTCAGACGTTTCTCCAGCTGCAGGAGAACAACGG GATGTGGTACCTGGACGGCAAGATTTTGATCATCGGCGTCAGTGTGGTGGTCATCCTGCCCCTCGCCCTCATGAGGCAGCTCG GTTACCTGGGATACACCAGTGGCTTTTCATTGACGTGTATGGTCTTCTTCCTGATTGCG ATTATCTACAAGAAATTTCAGATTCTGTGTCCTCTGCCTGTTTCGGGGAACGAGACACACCCCAGCATGGAAATGGTTTACATCAATGGGGGGAATTACACAACAGATGGAGAATGTACGGCAAAACTCTTCACCATTAACACACAG ACGGCGTACACCATTCCCATCCTCGCGTTCGCCTTCGTATGTCACCCAGAGGtgctgcccatctacactgaacTTAGAAG CCCTACAAAGCAGAGGATGCAGAAGGTCGCGAATCTCTCCATCATGGCCATGTTTGTTATGTACCTAACCACAGCCGTCTTCGGGTACCTGACCTTTTACG GGACAGTGGAACCTGAACTCCTGCACACGTACAACAGGGTCGACCCCCTCGACACCCTCATCTTGTGCGTCCGGTTGGCTGTGCTGCTGGCTGTCACCCTCACTGTTCCCGTCGTCCTCTTCCCG ATCCGCCGTGCGATCCAGCAGCTCCTCTTCCCCGGGAAGGCCTTCCACTGGGCCCGGCACGTCGTCATAGCCATCGTCCTGCTCTTCTGTGTCAACCTCCTGGTCATCTTTGTGCCCAACATCCGGGATATCTTCGGGATCATCG GTGCCACCACTGCTCCTAGCCTCATCTTCATCCTGCCGGGACTCTTCTACATCCGGATCATCCCCAACGACAAGGAGGCCTTGAAATCCAGGGCAAAAGTCCAG GCTCTCTGCTTTGCAATCATTGGCTTCGTCTTCATGATCATGAGCCTGACCTTCATCGTGGTGGACTGGACGAGCGGCAGCGAGGGGTCGCAGCTGGGGGGTCACTAA